A genome region from Brassica oleracea var. oleracea cultivar TO1000 chromosome C2, BOL, whole genome shotgun sequence includes the following:
- the LOC106323381 gene encoding uncharacterized protein LOC106323381, translated as MSQINQKIIQEVKPPMKKIREVSNLRKTIRLVCLYEKEETELGRQQAPGSCPHCGGKVQMIDVERKWMFCFVPLCFNIKRKYLCSSCDRRLVLYHQPLK; from the coding sequence ATGTCTCAGATCAACCAAAAAATTATACAAGAAGTTAAACCTCCCATGAAAAAAATAAGAGAAGTATCAAATCTGAGAAAAACAATACGTCTAGTTTGTTTATACGAAAAGGAAGAGACAGAGTTAGGGAGACAACAAGCACCTGGCTCGTGTCCTCATTGTGGAGGTAAAGTGCAAATGATTGATGTCGAAAGAAAATGGATGTTTTGTTTCGTTCCTCTCTGTTTCAACATCAAGAGAAAGTACCTGTGTTCTTCTTGCGATCGTCGTCTCGTTTTGTATCATCAACCGTTGAAGTAA